A window of Fluoribacter dumoffii NY 23 contains these coding sequences:
- a CDS encoding LegC2/C7 family Dot/Icm T4SS effector, which yields MSIKEQELETLIKNDAHPNPNKVIIEKALAQMSFSDAAKQLLLNPGSSQENLDSLQSIALTQEHLAQVKKSLGAIVDSLHDNPSLISRAAAFWGELPLWQRIVGGVAISGPTLIIGAAAHIGFLITISGVSALAYTTSGIVLDDHHYHTKSIAQKLKEGIFGVAEILELTIGALDTIRKKLAIEIDKFKEENEKLAHNITRLNEEVETLSAQVEVYVETEKLLRKSKEDLEKTASSLKLDLEKQSEQYEINQKELEKIRGEHSRSLLLLSQKTAELAEVRKSMGTEIERAKMIASTLEGTVKTLSSAAIDDGTQRQAFQDKLNSFLADKASNFDLIAERMNKAESELALVKSELNKSTERFKKLLELQEMQLKRLQGLDRRVDASVHPEMHSKNEEQIKAEGLLSKFSFMALPQIWPINNTPQSSKPNAPVTSLP from the coding sequence ATGTCTATTAAAGAACAAGAACTAGAAACACTTATTAAGAATGATGCTCATCCAAATCCAAATAAAGTAATCATTGAAAAAGCCTTGGCCCAGATGAGTTTTTCTGATGCAGCAAAACAACTACTATTAAATCCAGGTTCCTCGCAGGAAAACTTAGACAGCTTGCAAAGCATTGCTTTAACCCAAGAGCATTTGGCTCAAGTAAAAAAAAGCCTTGGGGCAATTGTTGACAGTTTACACGATAATCCGAGCCTTATTTCACGGGCAGCAGCTTTTTGGGGTGAGTTGCCTCTGTGGCAAAGAATTGTTGGCGGAGTTGCCATCTCAGGCCCTACACTGATTATTGGTGCCGCAGCTCATATTGGCTTTTTGATCACAATCAGTGGCGTAAGCGCTTTAGCGTACACTACGAGCGGTATTGTTCTGGATGATCATCATTATCATACAAAAAGTATTGCCCAAAAACTAAAGGAAGGAATTTTTGGAGTAGCTGAAATTCTTGAGTTAACAATTGGTGCATTAGACACAATTCGTAAAAAACTAGCCATTGAAATTGATAAATTTAAAGAAGAGAATGAAAAACTCGCTCATAATATAACTCGCTTGAATGAAGAAGTTGAAACACTGAGTGCCCAAGTAGAGGTTTATGTGGAAACAGAAAAATTACTGCGTAAATCCAAGGAGGATCTTGAAAAAACAGCTTCATCTCTCAAGCTCGATCTGGAAAAACAAAGTGAACAATACGAGATCAACCAGAAAGAACTTGAGAAAATCCGGGGGGAACACTCCAGAAGTTTATTACTTTTATCACAAAAAACAGCGGAGTTGGCAGAAGTAAGAAAATCAATGGGTACTGAAATAGAAAGAGCAAAAATGATTGCGTCCACCCTGGAAGGTACAGTAAAAACTCTATCATCTGCAGCGATTGACGATGGCACTCAAAGGCAAGCTTTTCAGGATAAATTAAACTCTTTTCTAGCAGATAAAGCATCTAATTTTGATTTGATTGCCGAACGGATGAATAAGGCAGAATCGGAACTGGCTTTGGTTAAATCTGAATTAAATAAAAGTACAGAACGGTTTAAAAAATTATTAGAATTACAGGAAATGCAACTTAAACGTCTTCAAGGACTAGATCGGCGTGTCGATGCCAGTGTTCATCCAGAAATGCATTCTAAAAATGAGGAACAAATAAAAGCTGAGGGACTGCTGAGTAAATTCAGTTTTATGGCTTTGCCTCAAATATGGCCGATAAATAACACACCACAATCCTCGAAACCAAATGCTCCAGTGACTTCTCTACCATAA
- a CDS encoding hydrolase, producing MVKQLHQFCEINSGTANLEGLAQMANLLQTVYHPIADTFQVKSFQQLPVMDISGKMELLTCGNALFIRKRPHLKRRVLLCGHMDTVYSADSPFQKLSYIDENCINGPGVADMKGGLIVMLHALSAFEQDKCAAELGWDVLINADEEIGSPASSSLLDELATQYQAALVYEPAMTPTGTLAKNRKGSGKLTLIATGKAAHAGRSFSEGRNAICYLAEAIGAVHALNGKREGVTINVGKIAGGEALNVVPDKAVAQLDIRISLPEDEHWVRSEINKIIGQLTRDGFSLNIYGVFGRPVKRVNSGTERLFYRIQQIGHELGLTLDWKDSGGCCDGNNLAQYGLPVMDTLGVRGGNIHSTDEYILLDSLSERAILSTLLLLDLAQGGLEDLKHDAIS from the coding sequence ATGGTAAAACAACTTCATCAGTTTTGTGAGATTAATTCAGGAACAGCCAATTTAGAGGGATTAGCGCAAATGGCTAATCTCTTGCAAACGGTTTATCACCCGATAGCGGATACATTTCAAGTAAAATCATTTCAGCAACTACCTGTTATGGATATATCTGGGAAAATGGAATTACTCACTTGCGGAAACGCTCTATTTATTAGAAAGCGACCTCATTTGAAACGTCGGGTTTTACTCTGCGGACATATGGATACCGTTTACAGCGCCGACAGTCCTTTCCAAAAACTATCATACATTGATGAGAATTGCATTAATGGACCCGGAGTTGCTGATATGAAGGGGGGACTTATAGTCATGTTGCATGCTTTATCTGCTTTTGAACAAGATAAGTGCGCAGCTGAACTGGGTTGGGATGTTTTAATCAATGCGGATGAGGAAATTGGCTCCCCGGCATCCAGCTCATTGCTTGATGAGCTAGCGACGCAATATCAAGCTGCATTGGTCTATGAACCTGCAATGACCCCCACAGGCACCTTGGCAAAAAATCGCAAAGGAAGTGGAAAGTTAACACTTATTGCTACTGGAAAGGCTGCACATGCAGGCCGCTCCTTCTCAGAAGGCCGAAATGCAATTTGCTATCTAGCTGAAGCAATAGGTGCTGTGCATGCGCTCAATGGAAAGCGTGAGGGAGTCACTATTAATGTGGGCAAAATTGCAGGGGGTGAAGCACTTAACGTAGTTCCCGACAAAGCTGTTGCGCAACTTGACATTCGCATTAGCCTCCCTGAAGATGAACATTGGGTACGAAGCGAAATAAATAAAATTATTGGTCAATTAACGCGCGATGGATTCTCTCTAAATATATATGGTGTTTTTGGTAGACCTGTAAAGCGTGTAAATTCAGGTACAGAACGCTTGTTTTATCGTATTCAACAAATAGGACACGAGCTTGGATTAACATTAGATTGGAAAGATAGTGGTGGCTGTTGTGATGGGAATAATTTGGCCCAATATGGTTTACCAGTTATGGACACACTCGGAGTTAGGGGCGGTAACATACACAGTACAGATGAGTATATATTACTTGATAGTCTATCTGAACGTGCCATACTCAGCACCCTGCTCCTTCTTGACCTGGCTCAAGGGGGCTTAGAGGATTTAAAACATGATGCTATTTCGTAG
- the astB gene encoding N-succinylarginine dihydrolase: protein MKVYELNMDGLVGPTHNYAGLAPGNIASLNYASVASNPQAAALQGLKKMRLLHSMGLKQGLFPPHQRPNLELLHQLGFQGKPTEQLYQAYNKAPELLSACYSASSMWAANAATVTPSIDTLDRKVHFTAANLISNLHRHQEADFSKKLLECIFLNPDYFKHHPILPRSTITGDEGAANHNRICQKYNQPGIHLFVYGKKALAKNPLNSIPVKYPARQTREASEAIVRQHQLPYNKVVFACQNPLAIDQGVFHNDVISVANESVFLVHEQAFHQQNTVLKELSEKSSFPLTIIQLSQKELSVADAVESYLFNSQIISLPQSDSMMLIAPFECQNNSRVNECIERILSDASNPINSVHFLDLKQSMQNGGGPACLRLRVPLNEKELDAMHQGVLINEELLKTLEKWILKHYRTHLTANDLADPLFLEECFCALDELTQILKLGSIYPFQLEKTC from the coding sequence ATGAAAGTTTATGAATTAAACATGGATGGTCTGGTTGGCCCTACTCACAATTATGCTGGTCTTGCACCGGGAAATATTGCGTCTCTAAATTATGCCTCGGTTGCTTCCAATCCTCAGGCAGCCGCTTTACAAGGTTTGAAAAAAATGCGCTTGCTTCATTCCATGGGCTTAAAACAGGGATTATTTCCCCCTCATCAACGCCCTAATCTTGAATTACTCCATCAATTAGGTTTCCAGGGTAAGCCCACTGAGCAACTTTATCAAGCTTACAACAAAGCACCCGAACTTCTTAGTGCATGCTATTCTGCTTCCAGTATGTGGGCTGCGAATGCCGCCACTGTTACTCCAAGTATTGATACTCTTGACCGCAAAGTTCATTTTACTGCTGCAAATCTCATAAGTAATCTCCATAGACATCAAGAAGCAGATTTTTCAAAAAAACTATTGGAGTGCATTTTCCTTAATCCCGATTATTTTAAGCATCATCCCATTTTGCCGCGTTCAACGATTACCGGAGATGAAGGCGCTGCAAATCACAATCGCATCTGTCAGAAATATAATCAACCCGGGATTCATCTGTTTGTTTATGGAAAAAAAGCTTTGGCAAAAAATCCGCTAAATTCTATTCCAGTTAAATATCCGGCGCGACAGACTCGAGAAGCATCGGAAGCTATAGTTCGCCAGCATCAATTACCCTATAATAAAGTGGTATTTGCCTGCCAAAACCCGTTGGCTATTGATCAAGGGGTTTTTCATAATGACGTTATTTCTGTAGCTAATGAGTCTGTTTTTCTCGTACATGAACAAGCCTTTCACCAGCAAAACACAGTACTTAAAGAACTAAGTGAAAAATCATCATTTCCCTTAACCATTATCCAACTTTCACAAAAAGAGCTTAGCGTTGCCGATGCGGTGGAATCCTACCTTTTTAATTCACAAATCATCAGTTTACCTCAATCAGACTCAATGATGCTCATTGCGCCTTTTGAGTGTCAAAACAATTCGCGTGTTAATGAATGTATCGAAAGAATACTTTCTGATGCTTCTAATCCTATAAACTCCGTACATTTTCTTGATCTAAAGCAAAGCATGCAAAATGGAGGTGGCCCTGCTTGCTTGAGATTGCGCGTTCCCTTGAATGAGAAAGAGCTTGATGCAATGCATCAAGGAGTATTAATCAATGAGGAATTATTAAAAACATTGGAAAAATGGATATTAAAGCATTATCGTACCCACTTGACCGCAAATGATCTTGCCGATCCGTTGTTTCTTGAGGAATGTTTTTGTGCACTGGATGAGCTAACCCAAATTTTAAAACTGGGGTCAATTTATCCCTTTCAATTAGAAAAGACTTGCTAG
- a CDS encoding spermidine synthase: MWKTKYGICIYTSPSGYKVYQNLCYRWLTLGSKALQTVMNRCNPQKPVLYYLPALTLMARHYSGDSCMLGLGGAGVAWMLKDVPLVAVDNSQEVIEIARRFFMIDRLSNLEVVHENAKDYIQTCKKKFSHLIVDLYNANHFPPECAQSDFFASCKKILTEEGFLAINLANIKEQYSIFQLVRTHFPHTLVIPIRKSANMVILAAKHENKEFFMDKINQTSAFKRIIWVDAWGFVGDYKQAHWYQLAHYFR, from the coding sequence ATGTGGAAAACGAAGTATGGAATATGCATTTATACCTCCCCGTCGGGTTATAAAGTATATCAAAATTTATGTTATCGTTGGCTCACATTGGGGAGTAAAGCACTCCAAACAGTAATGAATCGCTGCAACCCCCAAAAGCCTGTTTTATATTACCTTCCTGCACTTACATTAATGGCTCGTCATTATTCCGGGGATAGTTGTATGCTGGGACTGGGCGGTGCAGGAGTTGCATGGATGCTCAAGGATGTACCTTTAGTTGCAGTAGATAATAGCCAAGAAGTTATTGAAATTGCGAGAAGGTTTTTTATGATAGATCGCTTAAGCAACTTAGAAGTTGTCCATGAAAATGCCAAGGATTATATCCAGACCTGTAAAAAGAAATTTTCCCACCTCATTGTTGATTTGTACAATGCAAATCATTTTCCTCCTGAATGTGCACAATCTGATTTTTTTGCATCATGTAAAAAAATATTAACTGAAGAAGGTTTTTTGGCAATAAATTTGGCCAATATAAAAGAACAATATTCCATTTTTCAATTAGTTAGAACGCACTTCCCTCACACTTTAGTGATACCTATACGAAAAAGCGCGAATATGGTGATATTGGCTGCAAAGCATGAAAATAAAGAATTTTTTATGGATAAAATTAATCAAACATCTGCTTTTAAACGTATTATTTGGGTTGATGCATGGGGGTTTGTTGGAGATTATAAACAAGCCCATTGGTATCAATTAGCGCATTACTTTAGATAA
- the pyrH gene encoding UMP kinase, with amino-acid sequence MMNESHPTLKYKRILLKYSGEALMGKSQFGIDPSVLDTLARDIAELIKMGVEVGLVLGGGNLFRGKVLSQAGVGRVTGDHMGMLATVMNALAVRDALERIDMPARIMSAIPMLGVVDPYHRRKAITHLRTGHVVIFAAGTGNPFFTTDTAACLRAIEIGADVVLKATKVDGVYSEDPFKNPNAKRYDYLTYIEVLTQGLEVMDSTAICLCQDQGMPLQVFDMTAPNALKRIVSGERVGTIVGANHDK; translated from the coding sequence ATGATGAATGAAAGTCACCCAACATTAAAATATAAGCGTATTTTACTAAAATATAGTGGCGAAGCCCTTATGGGCAAGTCACAATTCGGTATTGATCCCTCGGTTTTAGACACTTTAGCCAGGGACATTGCCGAATTAATCAAGATGGGCGTTGAAGTCGGTCTTGTATTAGGCGGTGGTAACTTATTCCGTGGAAAAGTACTTTCTCAAGCAGGAGTTGGACGGGTTACTGGTGACCATATGGGGATGCTGGCAACTGTAATGAATGCTTTGGCGGTACGAGACGCGTTAGAGCGAATTGACATGCCTGCGCGTATTATGTCTGCCATACCCATGCTGGGAGTTGTTGACCCTTATCATCGACGTAAGGCTATTACTCATTTACGAACAGGGCATGTAGTAATTTTTGCAGCGGGTACAGGAAATCCATTTTTTACTACGGATACAGCGGCTTGTCTAAGAGCCATTGAAATAGGAGCTGATGTTGTTTTAAAAGCAACTAAAGTTGATGGCGTGTACTCAGAAGATCCTTTTAAAAATCCTAACGCCAAACGATACGATTATTTGACTTATATTGAAGTGTTAACACAAGGATTGGAAGTAATGGACTCTACTGCAATTTGTCTTTGTCAAGATCAAGGGATGCCATTGCAAGTCTTTGATATGACTGCACCCAATGCATTGAAAAGAATTGTATCTGGAGAACGTGTGGGAACTATAGTCGGAGCTAATCATGATAAATGA
- the tsf gene encoding translation elongation factor Ts has protein sequence MTISASLVMQLRERTGAGMMECKKFLIATNGDIEAAIIEMRKAGQAKADKKADRVAAEGVVVIARSADGRSAVMLEINSETDFVARDENFTEFANKVAEAALNSSVTTVDGLSATTLPSGNTVEQARQELVAKIGENIKLRRLERMHTDAGVIGYYLHGSRIGVMVALKTNDEELAKDIAMHIAASKPIVVSKDQVSADAIENEREIFTAQAKESGKPQEIIDKMIEGRINKFIDEVSLLGQPFVKNPDVKVGQLLKEKNTEVLSFVRYEVGEGIEKKEDNFVEEVMAQVRT, from the coding sequence ATGACAATTAGTGCGAGTTTAGTCATGCAGTTACGTGAACGTACCGGTGCTGGCATGATGGAGTGTAAAAAATTTCTAATAGCAACCAATGGTGATATCGAAGCTGCCATTATTGAAATGCGAAAAGCAGGTCAAGCAAAAGCAGATAAAAAGGCGGATCGTGTTGCTGCTGAGGGTGTTGTGGTAATTGCTCGTTCAGCTGATGGACGCAGTGCCGTTATGCTTGAAATTAATAGTGAAACAGACTTTGTTGCTCGTGATGAAAACTTCACAGAATTTGCTAACAAAGTTGCTGAAGCTGCACTAAACAGCTCTGTTACAACTGTTGATGGATTGTCTGCAACTACGCTTCCTTCAGGAAACACAGTAGAACAGGCTCGTCAGGAATTAGTAGCCAAAATCGGCGAGAACATCAAATTAAGACGCCTGGAGCGTATGCATACTGATGCAGGAGTTATTGGATATTATTTACATGGATCACGAATCGGTGTAATGGTTGCCCTTAAAACAAACGATGAAGAATTGGCTAAAGACATTGCAATGCATATTGCAGCAAGCAAGCCAATCGTAGTAAGCAAAGATCAAGTATCTGCGGACGCAATTGAAAACGAGCGTGAGATTTTTACAGCTCAAGCAAAAGAAAGTGGTAAACCACAAGAAATTATCGATAAGATGATTGAAGGTCGAATCAACAAGTTCATTGATGAAGTGAGTTTATTGGGTCAACCTTTTGTTAAAAATCCCGATGTTAAAGTTGGTCAACTGTTAAAAGAAAAAAATACCGAAGTACTTTCTTTTGTACGTTATGAAGTTGGTGAAGGGATAGAGAAAAAAGAAGATAACTTTGTTGAAGAAGTGATGGCTCAGGTTCGTACATGA
- the astD gene encoding succinylglutamate-semialdehyde dehydrogenase — MIKTSIFNGKGQYINGQWVKGQGTILESINPGYGTVFWQGTSATEQEVAEAYHAAQHALFPWSTLDFQSRANYTQKFAQLIEKKRHELANLIALETGKPLWEAHTEVNAVIGKINLSIQAYHERTEAKVTQTAEANACLRFKPHGVVVVLGAFNFPAHLSNGHIIPALLAGNTILYKPSEHTPAVAEFVMQCWHESGLPPGVINCLQGDVTCGKALLSQEIQGVYFTGSYATGLRIHQQFSNKPEVILALEMGGNNPLIIDEVIDLDAAVYNTLLSTLITAGQRCTCARRIIIPDSSQGDEFLNRFINLCSSIKIGPFDQVPEPFMGPVISHEQALKHIHSQQKIIDAGGSPLMSMKLLIDDTGLLSPGIIDMTHFVNPPDEEVFAPLVQIYRYSDFEQAITLANQTRYGLVAGLFSDNEQHYRQFYQHTRAGLINWNRPTTGAASSLPFGGVGLSGNHRPSAYFAADYCAYPVASMEQPLLRMPEKMLPGIHV, encoded by the coding sequence ATGATTAAAACCTCTATATTCAATGGGAAAGGCCAATATATTAATGGTCAATGGGTAAAAGGACAGGGGACTATTCTGGAGTCAATCAATCCTGGATATGGAACAGTATTTTGGCAAGGGACATCTGCCACAGAGCAGGAAGTTGCAGAGGCATATCATGCGGCACAACACGCTCTTTTTCCCTGGTCTACCCTTGATTTTCAAAGCCGCGCGAATTACACCCAAAAATTTGCCCAACTAATTGAAAAAAAACGTCATGAATTAGCGAACCTGATTGCTTTGGAAACGGGTAAACCTTTATGGGAAGCTCATACAGAAGTGAACGCAGTGATTGGAAAAATTAATTTGTCCATTCAAGCATATCATGAGCGTACCGAAGCAAAAGTTACCCAGACGGCTGAGGCAAATGCCTGTCTGCGTTTTAAACCTCACGGAGTGGTAGTTGTCCTGGGAGCATTTAACTTCCCAGCTCATTTAAGTAATGGCCATATAATTCCTGCCCTTTTAGCTGGAAACACGATCCTTTATAAACCCAGCGAGCATACTCCCGCGGTAGCTGAATTCGTTATGCAGTGTTGGCATGAGAGTGGTTTACCACCTGGAGTAATCAATTGTTTACAAGGTGATGTGACCTGTGGAAAGGCTTTACTTTCGCAAGAAATACAGGGTGTCTATTTTACAGGAAGTTATGCCACGGGATTACGAATTCATCAGCAGTTTAGTAATAAACCCGAGGTTATCCTGGCGCTTGAAATGGGAGGAAATAATCCTCTAATCATTGATGAGGTGATTGATCTGGATGCCGCAGTTTATAACACCCTGCTTTCTACATTAATTACTGCAGGCCAACGTTGCACTTGTGCGAGGCGGATTATTATTCCTGACTCTTCCCAAGGTGATGAATTTCTAAACCGCTTTATCAACTTATGCTCTTCAATAAAAATTGGACCCTTTGATCAAGTTCCGGAGCCATTTATGGGGCCAGTAATTAGCCATGAGCAAGCCCTTAAACACATTCATAGCCAACAGAAAATTATTGATGCAGGTGGTAGTCCCTTAATGTCTATGAAATTACTTATCGATGATACAGGTTTATTGTCACCTGGGATTATTGACATGACTCACTTTGTGAATCCACCAGACGAAGAAGTTTTCGCTCCTTTAGTGCAAATATATCGCTACTCAGATTTTGAGCAAGCAATCACATTGGCTAATCAAACCCGCTACGGTTTGGTAGCGGGTTTGTTTAGTGATAACGAGCAACACTATCGCCAATTTTATCAACATACCCGAGCTGGCCTTATTAATTGGAACAGACCCACTACAGGTGCAGCCAGCAGTCTTCCTTTCGGAGGAGTTGGGTTAAGTGGAAACCACAGACCGAGCGCTTATTTTGCTGCGGATTATTGTGCTTATCCCGTGGCTAGTATGGAGCAGCCTCTCTTACGAATGCCTGAAAAAATGTTACCAGGGATACATGTGTAA
- a CDS encoding arginine N-succinyltransferase has translation MMLFRSARDTDLDAIHYLAEESGVGITTLSKDKEVLAKRLHWSTNSYKKNINKPHNEYYLFVLENHKNNKIVGVSGIESCTGHEAPFYSYKISKRTRICRSLNIRSDYEVLSLVNDNQGRSEICTLFLDPNYRKNKNGLLLSKARFLFMAQHSERFASTVIAEMRGISDANGISPFWENVGRHFFHMSFAEADRLTLATDKQFIADLMPRNPLYIKLLSPEAQAVIGQSHPSTEAAMKILLKEGFRYNKYIDIFDAGPTLEVPRLKIKTIEHSRVVTIKNISDEVSSSNYLLANTLLDFKATINSALINTEKNTCIISKKTAELMQVKCGNQLRVAPLLFDAGEIDD, from the coding sequence ATGATGCTATTTCGTAGTGCACGTGACACTGATTTGGATGCTATTCATTATTTGGCCGAGGAAAGTGGTGTTGGAATAACCACTCTTTCCAAAGATAAAGAAGTTTTGGCAAAACGACTGCACTGGTCTACTAATTCATATAAAAAAAATATTAATAAACCCCATAATGAATACTATTTGTTTGTTTTAGAAAATCATAAAAACAATAAAATAGTAGGAGTTTCCGGAATTGAATCATGCACGGGACATGAAGCCCCTTTTTATTCTTACAAAATATCAAAACGCACTCGAATTTGCCGATCATTAAATATAAGAAGCGACTATGAGGTTCTAAGTCTGGTAAATGATAACCAGGGGCGCAGTGAAATTTGTACTCTTTTTTTGGATCCCAATTATAGAAAAAATAAAAATGGCTTATTACTTTCAAAAGCCCGTTTTTTATTTATGGCACAACATTCGGAACGTTTTGCCTCGACTGTAATTGCAGAAATGCGCGGCATTTCTGATGCAAATGGGATATCCCCATTTTGGGAAAATGTAGGGAGACATTTTTTCCATATGTCTTTTGCTGAAGCAGACCGGCTTACCCTGGCAACTGATAAACAATTTATAGCAGATTTGATGCCCCGAAATCCTTTATACATTAAATTGTTGTCACCTGAAGCCCAGGCTGTAATCGGCCAGTCTCATCCTTCTACAGAAGCAGCGATGAAAATCCTGTTAAAAGAAGGATTTCGTTATAATAAATATATAGATATTTTTGATGCGGGTCCGACACTGGAGGTACCCCGTTTAAAAATTAAAACTATAGAGCACAGTCGGGTTGTAACCATTAAAAATATCAGTGATGAAGTCAGTAGCTCCAATTATCTGTTAGCCAATACGTTATTGGATTTTAAAGCAACTATTAATAGTGCGCTGATCAACACCGAAAAAAATACATGCATTATCAGTAAAAAAACTGCCGAACTCATGCAAGTTAAATGTGGAAATCAACTGCGAGTCGCTCCTTTATTATTTGACGCGGGGGAGATTGATGATTAA
- the frr gene encoding ribosome recycling factor: MINEIKQDSEKRMKKTIEALQNDLSKVRTGRANAGLLDHVQVDYYGTITPLNQVANISASDSRTILVTPWEKSMVAAIEKAILTSDLGLNPSTAGSAIRVPMPPLTEERRKELIKVVRNEGEQGKVSIRNIRRDANSQLKDLVKDKTISEDDERRATEVIQKLTDKYISEIDSLLAEKEKDLMEF; this comes from the coding sequence ATGATAAATGAGATCAAGCAAGATTCAGAAAAGCGAATGAAAAAAACCATTGAAGCATTGCAAAATGATCTGTCTAAGGTTCGCACCGGAAGAGCGAATGCTGGTTTGCTGGATCATGTGCAAGTGGATTATTATGGGACAATTACTCCATTGAATCAGGTTGCCAATATTTCTGCGAGTGATTCACGCACAATTTTGGTTACCCCTTGGGAAAAATCTATGGTAGCTGCTATAGAAAAAGCAATTTTAACTTCAGATTTGGGTTTGAATCCTTCTACAGCTGGTTCTGCAATTCGTGTTCCTATGCCTCCACTGACTGAAGAGCGAAGAAAAGAGCTTATCAAAGTTGTTCGTAATGAAGGTGAACAGGGCAAAGTTTCAATCCGCAATATCAGAAGAGATGCAAACTCTCAATTAAAAGATTTAGTGAAAGATAAAACTATTTCTGAGGATGATGAGCGTAGAGCAACGGAAGTCATTCAAAAGCTAACTGATAAATATATTTCAGAAATAGACTCATTATTGGCTGAAAAAGAAAAAGATTTAATGGAGTTTTAA
- a CDS encoding GTP-binding protein has protein sequence MRYKVAVFGKNGSGKTLLNHKIAQKKVDSKSGSCSTLSVEFLSRQMDSENTVNLWDISGDQFEQLHQIYYKGTDVGVFCIDLTEQIDEQDVIKRIQVFRNFSPKAPIICVGTKSDSPQANLDAFQKIKSQNLFTDFILTSAKSGDNVDELFSLICKHCEAKLIISWNEAVARLKKGIMKLPEAKRILIEKELSELSTFILAKPGVSNVQPKDKADAIEKFTKNCEIYLEGGYSNIYKAALSVAAVAIVLTITALIGFSIGFACSWWTGPGAFFTGILSGYTSALTVASSSVVTGLVAGGVTAYGLFKLSEETRALNEFDAEVSSWNTAIIL, from the coding sequence ATGAGATATAAGGTTGCCGTTTTTGGCAAAAATGGAAGTGGTAAAACCCTGCTTAATCACAAAATTGCTCAAAAGAAGGTTGATTCTAAATCAGGTTCCTGTTCAACCTTAAGTGTAGAATTTTTATCTCGACAAATGGATTCAGAAAATACGGTGAATCTATGGGATATTTCTGGCGATCAATTCGAACAACTCCATCAAATATATTACAAGGGAACTGATGTAGGAGTCTTTTGCATTGATTTAACAGAGCAAATTGATGAACAGGATGTTATTAAACGAATTCAAGTATTTCGCAACTTTTCCCCCAAAGCTCCAATTATCTGTGTTGGAACAAAATCAGATTCTCCGCAAGCAAATCTGGATGCATTTCAAAAAATTAAATCACAGAACTTATTTACTGACTTTATTCTTACTTCAGCTAAGAGTGGGGATAATGTAGATGAGCTTTTTTCTCTTATCTGCAAGCATTGTGAAGCCAAACTCATTATTTCATGGAATGAAGCTGTTGCACGATTAAAAAAGGGTATAATGAAATTACCCGAGGCTAAAAGAATCCTGATTGAAAAGGAATTGTCTGAGCTCTCAACATTCATATTGGCTAAACCGGGTGTTTCAAATGTACAACCAAAAGATAAAGCTGACGCTATTGAGAAATTCACAAAAAACTGTGAAATTTATTTAGAAGGTGGATATTCTAACATTTATAAAGCAGCACTTTCAGTTGCTGCCGTAGCCATTGTGCTCACTATCACTGCTTTAATTGGTTTTAGCATTGGTTTCGCCTGCAGCTGGTGGACGGGACCGGGAGCATTTTTTACAGGAATATTGAGTGGTTATACTTCTGCTTTAACTGTAGCTTCCTCAAGTGTAGTAACAGGACTAGTAGCTGGTGGTGTTACCGCATATGGACTATTTAAACTTTCTGAAGAAACGAGGGCATTAAATGAATTTGACGCCGAAGTTTCCTCCTGGAATACCGCAATTATTTTATAG